Within Hydractinia symbiolongicarpus strain clone_291-10 chromosome 11, HSymV2.1, whole genome shotgun sequence, the genomic segment ATGTTGGcctatttcttttaatttctcCATGCATTCCTCACGAGTCAACAAAGAAAAGGTTACAGTTGTTTACACCTAAAGCTACAATTTTGATTATTTCTTTTAATCACTGCCCGACAACGTTACgtgaatctatataataatacgcttgtgtgaaTAACCATGTCAGTCCACGACACGCAAAGTACGGGTCGCTTTCTTACGAGGTgacgttacgctaaaatttaccaagttaaaaaagacgcaaatcagggggttactatttaaacatttaattcttttttttttttgttattttaaaaaataaaactctttttttattaacactaaatgtttatttttaaatgtttctatttgttttgttttttgttttaaaagccccgTTGGTCGTTATAGATAGAATAGTTTAATTTTACCCTCGGATTAATGTGCACGCCGTATCTAACGGAAATAactcaaaataaaacaaattataattAGTAGTTGAAacacaaaaaagagaaatataaaaacttgaatcatttggtatattgtatatctaccaaaatatttcaatccaaaatattaacagaacagacccaaacttataatcaagaaaatcacgcCTAacatcaaagaagataacaatgcagcgttttcgaatttaagaattgaatatatttcaaacgatcgtaacgtcgtaacagatgtaaacattgatttgagtttaggttttaggtttttgataacgacatcaacactgacTATCACagtctgtagtgttaaaaaTAGCAACAATTACGTAAAATTCAAGAatagtttttataagaataatgtGTTTTAGTTTTACCCTCGATGTTCTGAACTattttgacaaatgctatcctcattaATATGTATGTCTTAATATGTTCTTAAcatgactatggcctgaaaacATAAATAACTTAATAAGAAaaaagcatgctataagttactatagctagctaatggcaattctactacatgtaacgcccattgcttggacaaaaaaaagttcagttcgTTGAATATACAATacaaaaagtaaacttctaatcaattttgtgcgtcatacaaatgttcatatttaaaacaaactattaagctcagacatattcttaggatattctaaagttctgacccatttttcagagtatGTACTTACAATATAAGTGCTTAAAGAAGATATTTTCCGActcaagacacaacaacaaacttaatatttaaggaaaatttagCACTGAAAGAAACAGCTAGAAACTCGTTATACACCCAAGTTCATTTCTCTactaaataatctaaacaacgcACCTGTTTTCTTTTACTTCTCAGTAGGTAGCTTGTTAGCGTTCTCCTAATAattagttttttacttcgaatactaaacttcgtttcatcccaaagagaacgaattgaaGATGCATACAATTGCCTgaaacatttccaatcagttctctttgtgatgttaaatcatcgtacgttagaaatatttctaactaacaacttcgttcgacaacaacacaacattttagttttttacatttcagattcgaattacattcatattcgaatcCGATAGAATTTCTATAGAAGGAAGCAACCAACCtcagtcccagaacacaaaaatggaaaatatagaaaaacaattaTAAGCTAATCCAACCTCATGAtgagtttgaaataactttttccaggattactttgaaaaacagacaaccttCTGCGCTGcgcttttcttttttcagttgataaacaacgaTTAAATATCTGATTTTAAATGAATTAacgaaaaatgttggatttttttctaatgtttggtatccctttCTCCCTGGTGTACTTTTAGAATGATAAGCCAAGTATATACTTTTAGTAGATTTagctttttacgtaacggttgttagacgcctttgaattttgatggacatttttttttactttttttttgcacCTGCCTATATTTTAAACGTTTTGTTTCACCGGGTAAAAATACAAAGTAATGCAGACTGTAAGCAACCcaggtttttttctctttcttgcCGTCCCgtaataaaaaagagacaaagagccatTGCATTTTGGgttttataaaaattcaaatcactatgttttatgttttgtttggtattcttttcatgcattccatgagagattcagtggattcttccacgggaattcggctagtctatataataatacgctaggtgtgtctgtctgtctgtctgtgacaagcaaagtggatgtcttcattttcctttgattttggcgaaaaatgcatgtctaatctgttaaattttctgacgttacgacgctacgaaaataacactactttaacgtcaatatctatGAAGGCATTACAGTGCACCAAAAACTTTGagaccaaataacttggaaacgaggtggtgacgtcaatgatttttcaccgtatgggtaactagggaccacctgggactaatttgggtaattttcccaaatctGGGtctccgaatccgtttcggaatggacgggttaatgacgtcatcaaaaaacctttaaaccctaatatctctgcaaccgtttatcaaaagtacatgatcctatacattttcttgatcagagttTTAGGATCTATGCGATGATggcaacaggtatataaatttcccaaaaattaaaaattaaaaaaaggttgcgaagcattacgcAAGTTGCAATCGAAATTGAAAGTAGCCAATAGTTGTCCCTAgtgctttttgtttctctttgataTAATCCAGCGAGGTGCTAACATCTTACTTCAGCTGATATCTGGGAATACACCAACACTGAATATCATAGACGTAGAAAACCCTGGGGACTAAGTTGTAAAATAAACTCACCgtggaacaacaacaactcgttgcgcaaaagtagtgattttttggcaaaaatacaataatatatatgcggatatttcttttcagaaagtacgagaaatttagatcgcgcgaaactaaacaaaaaagataagtacgaaatttcgtaaaacctcttttttacagaattataaaattaaatattgataataatcacAATATTTTCAGTGGTGGCCGAGGTAAATCCAACATTGATGAAACTTTTAGTGCCAAATATCGATGCAaagttatacttttataaagttaaaacccttattttgaaaaaagtgcaatacatcgagttgtacaatccGTAGTGTGCGAAAATGTCACGAATTAAAGGGATGCGCGTTGCAAGGTACACTCTTACAACCGTAAAATAATACTCGGAACGCAGATAATAATAGAGACTGTCGGAGATAAGAAGGCGAACGAGGCAGCTTGTGGGATCTTTTTTTACGTTAAAATAACGACACTAGATTTCTTGAAGCCAATGGATCTGCTGCAATGAATTTCGTAAACTTAcgggaaacaataaacaaaaacaaacaatctacagaaacgaaaacttaactttattaactttatcaagatttataaaacagcttcaaatttttgccaaaaaaacaataacaacgcgggatgaggtttcgctttcttctttttatctcacGTATTGAAAGATAACATCTCTCGCTCTCAATGTacgcaatctaaaaagaaacagaaaacatttttatatagtatattatattatatagtaAAGCttctaaatacattaaaatccgGCGCCTTTGAGGGACGATATTTAGAGCTAAATTTGTAAActacaaaaatatattatttttgggACAGAGTGCTCAAAAAGTGTTTACTAAATACCATATGCTTGATATATGCTTGATATAATTAGGGTGAAGggtctctttaagagacaagagaggagttgaacgtcctccaccataccttagtttaaaggggcgattgggGAAGTCttatgaaatgccacatagtgatgatgtcactttaaaaaacactcagtccggtctgtgaacggttggcgctaggaagggcatccagctgtaaaacaatgccaaaactctttattaatggccgtaagaacagttgatcagacaaactacgtaaacggggctggaattcaacggagtgaaggtgtcgcgcacggtaggacagatgtcaggtgtgagcatcgtcagaccgttacccaggtatcacatcacaaggtagaaaAACACTAGGTTGTGGATGGTTAGTGCAAATGTTGGtgctctgagaggtagagcaggtgaagtagttgaaattttagaacgtagatctgttgatatgtgttgtgttcaggaagtcatgtagagaggagcttcagtgagatttgtgtaAGGTAGGAGTGCAAGGTTTAAGCTTTCTttgattggtaatagtgatggatatggaggagttggcatattcgttgcagaggagtgggtagaaaaagtaatagatgttatgcgtgttaataatcgtattatagtgataaagtttttgataggtaataggattgtcacttttctgtcagtttatgctccacagtgtggactcagtgaggaagataaagataagttttatgatgagttaatagcagtcacatcaaagtttggagacactgaaaaTGTCAtagtgggcggcgactttaatggtcatgttgggaggtcatctgaaggttatagaggtgtgcatggaggctatggatttgggagcagaaagaaggaaggggagagattgcttgagtttggaatggcaacgcaagtggtggtttgcaacacatcattcagtaagagacagagtaggctgataatatatgagtcaggtggctgTAAGACACAGACAGATTTcgtcctggttagaaagtcagacaagaaagtggtgaaggacgtgaaagttatatcgggggaagagtgtgtttcccagcataggttgctggtttggtATATTATCttaaagagtgttaaagaagccaagggaaagtacaggccccgttgtaaaatctggaagctgaaggaagaggttgtagcaagacaatttagtgcaaaagttcagcagttagcgcacaatggtcagtgtgatagtgacgatgttgaaagtacttggactactttgaagaattgctTTCTAGAaccttctgatgatacctgtgggtggaccaaaggaccagctagacatagacagacctggtggttgaataatgaggttgaccagtgtataaaggaaaagaggaaactttggaaagagtggaagtc encodes:
- the LOC130614578 gene encoding craniofacial development protein 2-like; this translates as MRVNNRIIVIKFLIGNRIVTFLSVYAPQCGLSEEDKDKFYDELIAVTSKFGDTENVIVGGDFNGHVGRSSEGYRGVHGGYGFGSRKKEGERLLEFGMATQVVVCNTSFSKRQSRLIIYESGGCKTQTDFVLVRKSDKKVVKDVKVISGEECVSQHRLLVWYIILKSVKEAKGKYRPRCKIWKLKEEVVARQFSAKVQQLAHNGQCDSDDVESTWTTLKNCFLEPSDDTCGWTKGPARHRQTWWLNNEVDQCIKEKRKLWKEWKSGGNKNIYLEAKRRACTAM